A single genomic interval of Streptomyces showdoensis harbors:
- a CDS encoding nuclear transport factor 2 family protein, protein MTTTTSNLDLIHAAYAAFRDRDVDALVATMAEDMEWIHPEGMHAYGLGGTKHGHAGVRAFLAHVPTVLGGMRLQPLEFLDHGDRVVVFGVRDVTSRRGHTETLQFVHSWTFRDGKAVRMEDIFDTVAFHRVIES, encoded by the coding sequence ATGACCACGACCACCAGCAACCTGGACCTGATCCACGCCGCCTACGCGGCCTTCCGCGACCGTGACGTCGACGCCCTCGTCGCCACCATGGCCGAGGACATGGAGTGGATCCACCCCGAGGGCATGCACGCCTACGGCCTCGGCGGCACCAAGCACGGCCACGCCGGCGTCCGCGCCTTCCTGGCCCACGTCCCCACCGTCCTGGGCGGGATGCGGCTCCAGCCCCTGGAGTTCCTCGACCACGGCGACCGGGTCGTCGTCTTCGGCGTCCGCGACGTCACCTCCCGCCGCGGCCACACCGAGACGCTGCAGTTCGTCCACTCCTGGACGTTCCGCGACGGCAAGGCCGTCCGCATGGAGGACATCTTCGACACCGTCGCCTTCCACCGCGTGATCGAGAGCTGA